From the genome of Sulfurovum sp. NBC37-1, one region includes:
- the trpC gene encoding indole-3-glycerol phosphate synthase TrpC, which yields MAQILDEIIKKTREDLEKRKVDYPVEWLGRSLAFNPFVPKDVQSALRATEENPYRIIAEVKKASPSKGIIREDFDPVVIAQAYEKGGADSLSILTEPHFFKGDKEYLGMVRRYVSIPLLRKDFIVDKYQIVEALAFGADYILLIAKALSRKELKELYDYALHLGLDVLVEVHDKTDLVKAMFAGANIIGINHRNLETFEMDMKLSEKLIPLIPNGKIIVAESGINDHETVVELSKIGADAFLVGEHFMRQDDITAAIKAVKYGE from the coding sequence ATGGCACAGATTTTAGATGAGATCATCAAAAAAACCAGAGAAGATCTGGAAAAAAGAAAAGTGGACTACCCCGTAGAGTGGTTGGGACGTTCACTGGCATTCAATCCTTTTGTACCCAAAGATGTACAGTCGGCACTTCGTGCTACGGAAGAGAACCCCTACCGTATTATTGCAGAGGTGAAAAAGGCAAGTCCGAGCAAAGGCATCATCCGTGAAGACTTCGACCCTGTGGTCATTGCCCAGGCGTATGAAAAGGGCGGTGCTGATTCACTTTCCATTTTGACCGAACCGCATTTTTTCAAGGGTGACAAAGAGTACCTGGGGATGGTGCGTCGTTATGTCAGTATTCCGCTGCTCAGAAAAGATTTCATTGTTGACAAATACCAGATCGTCGAAGCGTTGGCATTCGGGGCGGATTACATCCTTTTGATCGCCAAAGCACTTTCAAGAAAAGAGCTCAAAGAGCTCTATGACTATGCACTGCACCTTGGACTGGATGTACTGGTCGAAGTACATGACAAAACAGACCTGGTCAAAGCGATGTTCGCCGGTGCGAATATCATCGGTATCAATCACAGGAACCTGGAAACATTCGAGATGGATATGAAACTGAGCGAAAAGCTGATCCCTCTCATTCCCAACGGAAAGATCATTGTCGCCGAAAGCGGTATCAACGACCATGAAACAGTGGTCGAACTTTCCAAAATAGGGGCGGATGCATTCCTTGTGGGTGAACACTTCATGAGACAGGATGATATTACCGCGGCGATCAAAGCGGTGAAATACGGAGAATGA